CCAATCACCCAAGTTCGGCTGCAAACTGTTAAGCACCCGAAGCGCTAATGCCACGGGCTCCACCACAGCGGCTTCCTCATCGGAAACCTCTTGGGGGATAGGGATGATGCTTCGGGGCAGCATTGCTTTGGATTCAGCGAAGAAACCGTCGCGGGTTAACCCGTAGAATTTGCCTCGAACACAATAAGTCGGCAAACCGCGCAGACAAAAGAAGCAGTGTCCGCAGTTTACGATGGGCACCATGACTACCCGTTCGCCGTTGTCGGTTCGATTTCCGCAGGCGTCGTGTCCTATGATGCGGCCTTTGCGCATCCATTTCCAGTCGCCACGGTAGATGTGCATGTCGGTTCCGCAGATTCCGCCTGCCTTAAAATTTACCAGCACTTGGTTGGCTTTGACTTTGGGTTCAGCTACATCTTCGATGTGAATTTTTTGTGTTCCGCGATAAACTGCAGCTTTCAAAACCTCGCCTCACCTCTATGTAAGTTGTTTCGCGTATTAAGATTGTTATAGTGTGCTGTGGCAATAGACTAATAACAGTCTTAGAGCTTAGTGGCTGTGATGCGCCTTGAATTTAGATGAATACACAAAAGAGCAGCTTTGGCAGTTGATTGTTGAGTCAGTGCACGCTTCAGTGATGTATCCCACCCATAAAGCCTACACCCGAGACAGCATCTTGCCCCAGAATCCAGCGTTGACGCCACTAGAGCTTGCGGAGCAGTTAGGGATGCCCCTCGGCGAGGCGCTGGTGATTTTAAGTGAGTTAGCGCAGGACAAGAAATAGCTTCAGAGTACGGGTTTTGTTTCGATTAGCTTATATGCCCATTAATCTTTAGATTCAAATGCAGCAGTGAGTGAGAGGCTGCTTTGTTTGTGTTTGTCTGTTTGGAGGTGAATTGCTTGAAGCTTAGTGCACGTAATCAGTTTCGTGGAAAAGTGGTTGAAGTCAAAAAAGGCGTCATTACCGCAGAAATCAAAGTCGAAATCACCATGCCCGTAACAATAACTTCCGTGATTACTAAAGAATCCGCGGATGAATTAGACTTAAAAGTCGGCGACGAAGTGGCTGCAATCGTTAAATCTACTGAGGTTATGATTTCTAAATAATTTTTTCTTTATTTTTTGTCGAAAGAAGGTAAAATAGGAAAAAGAAAGATTGGCTTATTCTACAACGTAACGGTAAGTTACGTGTTCGCCTGCCGTGGTGCTTCTTCGGGTAATCTTGAGGACGTCGCCGGGTTGTGCGCCGATGGCTTTAACTGCGGGGTCGCCAGAGCGGATCTGGGGCATCTGGTAGGGCTGGACTTTGAATTGACCGAGGAGTTGATTCTTTTCTTTTTCGCTTAGAATTTCATGATAGGGAACAAGGGCATGTTCAAAGATGTCGAAAACTGGGAATGATTTTGGTAAGAGTTCAACGTTTTTCTTTTTTGCGCCCAATTTTACGGCGTGGGTGTAGCGGCCTTCGGTGACGACTATGGCTCGTTCTAGCTCTTTTTCTTTCATCACCTTATAGAGGGTGTTCATTGCTGCGATGCCCACGGTGGCTTCGCCAAGGATACACCAAACGATGGCGCGTTCCTTGTCTTGGGGTATGTCAATTATGTAGGCGTAGGCGCCTTCGTATTGTTGCTTCTCGACAAGCTTGTATTTTCTGAGTTTAATCAGAACTTCTGCCTTGCGTTCCTCAATCGTTAACATATTAGTACTCAAGCCACAAACCTCAAAGTGAGAATACTCGCATCCTAAAACAAACCATTTACCCTTAAACTTTTCTCTTCAAAGAGCGGGCGAACCCAACAAAAACACATTTTTTTCGCCTAATTTTTCTTTTTCTGTAGCGCGTTGAATCTAAAAAACGTCTTTGAAGCATATTGCGATTGCATTTGACCTATTAGTAGACCTAGCGCGCTCCCTATTGTAAAGTGTAAATAGACACGGGATTTCTACTGGTTTTCAATATGCTAATGGGCTGGTTTTGCGTCAATAGGACCTACCCCTCTTAGGTTTCTGCATAGAACCACTAATAGGATCCAAATAGGCTGCAAATAGGTTCGTTGAGAGCAAAGAAAGCAGTGAACAACACAATGCAATCGTAGTATGCTAAAACAGTATAAACATTAAAGAAAAGAAGAAAAAAGATTAGACTCTTAGGATAACTTTTTGGGTGAATTGCCCTAATGTTTTGGCGAATTCCTCGATAACCTCAGGCGCGTAGGGCTTGAGTTGTTGGCACTTCTTATCCATCGTATCATCGGGGACGAACTGTTGAAGCGCATGAACTTTCGAGCCTTTAACCAACTCGCCGATGCTCTTTATGTCCTCAAGGGTAACGATTTCTGGAACCAGAGTTGTGCGGAACTCGTAGGCTACAGTGCCGTTTTTGAGTAACTCTATAGAACGGAGCAGGGGTGCTGTGTCAGTAGCGCCGAGTTGGCGGTATTTTTCGAGGCTGGTTTTCACGTCCATCGCAATGTAATCTACGTAGGGCAGGCATTCTTCGAGTACGTCGGGGAAGAAGCCGTTGGTGTCGAGTTTTACGTTGAAGCCGCGTTCTTTGAGTTTAGCCAAGAATTTGGGGAGTTCCTTGTGCATACAGGGTTCCCCGCCTGTTACGACGACGGAGTCGACGTATTTTTTGCGGGTCTCAAGGATTTTTAGTGCTGCGCCTTCGGAAAGAAAGGGAGGCTGGGGGTCCACTGCGATGCGCCAGTTGTGGCAGAAGGGGCAGCGGAGATTGCAGCCTGGAGTGAACAGCACAGTTGCAACATGGTCGGGGTAATCGACTAGGCTAGTTTTTTGTAATCCACTGAACTTCATGAGGGCGTATTCACCTATCACGCAATTAGAGGTGCCGTGTTTTGAATTACTGAACGCTCAAAGGTGTTTCGGATTTTGAATTCGGCTTGTTTTCCGTCGTTCCATTGATCCACAGGTCGCAGGTACCCCACTACGCGGCTGTAAACTTCGCTTTTTGCGCCGCAGACGGGGCAGTTACGGTGTTCGCCAGAGGTGTATCCATGAGTTGGGCAGACGCTAAAGGTCGGAGTCAAGGTGAAGTAGGGCAGTTTAGAGTTCCAGCTGACTTTTTTGATGAGTTCCGCAGCAGCTTTCCATGAATGGATACGTTCGCCTAAGAATATGTGGAATACGGTTCCGCCTGTGTAGAGAGATTGGAGTGTCTCTTGGTGTTCTAGGGCTTCGAAGAGGTCGCCTGAGAAATCAACGGGGAGCTGAGAGCTGTTGGTGTAGAAGGGTTCGGCGTGTTCAGAGACAATTTGTTTTTGGTTGGCAAAGACTATGTCGCGGTAGCGTTTTCGGTCGAGACGTGCGAGGCGGTAGCTGGTGCCTTCGGCGGGGGTGGCTTCGAGGTTGTAGATGCTGCCAGTTTCTTCTTGATAGTCAGCTAGGCGTTTACGCATGAAGTTTAGCATCTTAACTGCGAAAGCTTGACCGTCACGTGTGGAGATGTTTTGTCCCAGAAGGTTTAGTACGGCTTCGTTGACGCCGACTATGCCGATGGTTGAGAAGTGGTTCTTCCAGTATCGGTCATGTCCTTCTTTTACGTGACGCAAGTAGCGGCGGCTGTAGGGATACAAACCGCTCTCGGTGAATGACTCCAGCACTTTGCGTTTGAGTTCTAAGCTGTCTTTTGCGGTATCCATTAAGGTGCTTAAGCGCTCATAGAAGTCATCTTCGTCTTTGGCGAGGTACCCGATGCGGGGGATGTTGAGGGTGACAACGCCGATGCTGCCTGTTAAGGGGTTGGCGCCAAAGAAGCCGCCTCCGCGTTTGCGAAGTTCACGGTTGTCGATTCGGAGTCGACAGCACATGCTGCGGACGTCTTCGGGTTTCATGTCGCTGTTGACAAAGTTGCTGAAGTAGGGGACGCCGTATTTGGCGGTGACTTCAAAGATTGCTTGTGAGACGGGGGAGTCCCAGTCGAAGTCTTTGGTGACATTGTAGGTTGGGATGGGGAAGGTAAAGACGCGTCCTTTGGCGTCGCCTTGCGCCATGACTTTGGCGAAGGCCATGTTGAACATTTCCATCTCTTTGGTCATGCTGCCATAGGTGTCGCCGGTGACTTTGCCGTTGAAGAGGATTGCTTCATCCTTCATGAAGTCAGGGACGGTTAAGTCCAAGGTGAGGTTCGTGAACGGGGTCTGGAAGCCTACACGGGTCGGCACGTTCATGTTGAAGAAGAATTCTTGAAGCGCCTGATCAACGTCTTTTTGGGATAGGTTATCATACTTTATGAAGGGAGCGAGGTAAGTGTCAAAGTTGCTAAACGCCTGTGCACCCGCAGCTTCTCCTTGCAGGGTGTAGAAGAAGTTGACAACTTGACCTAGAGCGGTGCGGAAATGTTTAGCAGGTTTACTCTCGATTTTGCCAGGAACACCGCCGAAGCCCGATAGCAGCAAATCGCTGAGGTCCCAGCCGACGCAGTAGGGTCCTAAGACGCCTAAGTCGTGGATGTGGATGTCTCCTGAGAAGTGAGACGCAGCGATGTCTTCGGGGTAGATGCGGGCTATCCAGTATTTGGCGATAACCGCTGAAGAAAGATAGTTGTTTAGTCCTTGCAGGGAGTAGCTCATGTTGCTGTTTTCTTTGACGCGCCAGTCCGCTAACTCTAGGTATTGGTCCACCATGTCGGAGGAGCTAAGCAGCGCGGCTAATTCGCGCATGTCGTTGTGTTGTTTGCGGTAGAGGATGTAGGCTTTAGCGGTTTGGGCGTGTCCGTTTTCGATGAGGCGTTTTTCGACGATGTCTTGGATTTCTTCGACTGTGGGTACGCCGTCGTCGCCGTAGGTTTTTTGGAGTTCAGCCATTACTTCGTCGCTTATGCGTTTGGCTGTTTCTTTGTCTTTTCCGCCTACAGCACGTGCGGCTTTGTAAATGGCTGTTGTGATTCTTTCTTGATCGAATGGTTCTAATTTACTATCACGTTTTAGGACAAACTTCATGGTTTTTTCACTTCCGAGAGTACTCGCCTGAAATCTTCAGGCTCTTCAAACTGTTTGTATACTGAAGCGAAGCGGATGTAGGCGATACGGTCAACGGTTTTGAGGCGTTTCATGATGGCGTCGCCGATGTCTCTGGAGGGGACTTCTTCGGTTCCTTTGAGCATGAGGTCTTGGCGGACTTGTTCCGCTAACTGGTTGATTTGGGTCATGGAGACGGGCCTTTTTTCGCAGGCTTTCTGTAGGCCGCGGATGATTTTGTTGACGTCGAAGCGTTGAAGGCTGTTGTCTTTTTTGCGGACCATGAGTTCGACGGTTTCGACGTATTCGTAGGTGGTGAAGCGTTTGCCGCAGCTTGTGCATTCCCTGCGTCTGCGTGTGGTGTTTTCGGGGGAGTCTCGGGTTTCGAGGGTTTTTGATTCTTGGGCGTTGCAGTAGGGGCATCTCATATTATATACATGCTCATTGAGTTTATTATTCGTAGTGCCGACAAGCTTACAATAGACACTACATTTAGCGGATATTTAAGTCGTTTTTACATTAAAACGCCAAAACAACCCATAACCCCCAAAGCAGATACCATAAAAAATAAACAAAAAACTAAACATAAAAAAAACCCAAAACGCCCTCAATTCGTAAAAAAACCCGAATCTGCCTAAATAATACTCCAGTTAAGCCTTACGCAAATAATATTAAATAAGAAACCCTTCACAAGACCCCGAAAAACAAACATTTCCAATCTGCCCCCCACAAAAAGGTGAAAGAATGAATCCAAAAATCATCAAACCCAGCATCCTACATGAGTATTTAACCCCCGAACACTGCTATATAGCCGAAAACTACAGTTGCCCAGACGTATCCATCGCACGCGCCACCGTAGAACCCGGCGTCACCACTGTGCCTCACCACCTCAAAGGCGTGCAAGAAATCTACCTCATCGCCTCAGGACAAGGAACCGTAACCGTCGGAGACCTCAAACCCACACCTGTAACGGCTGGCGATGTGGTAGTTATTCCACCCGAAACTTCTCAAAAAATCACCAACACTGGCACCGTCGATTTAGTTTTTCATTGTATCTGCACGCCCCGCTTTACCGAAGAATGCTACGTAAGCGAAGGCGAATAGCCGCCTTGCAGTTGACATATATCAGAATAGGAACTACGCCTTATATGCTAAATTTACCGAGTAGTGTTTGAGAAGAAAGGAGAAGCTTCTCATCCCCCCTACCCTTTACTGCTCAACTTGTTTTAAGGTCATCCATAAAAGGGCTTAAATCCACTGTGGATGTGCCGTTTTGGTCTTTTAGCTGCTGTTTTGCAGGGGGATTTTGGGGGTAGAAGGGTATACGGTGTGTGAATCGGTCCTCGAAGGTAGCTTCAAGCGGGTTCTGATAGAATATGCCTATGGGAATTTTGTCGGGGCCTTCTTGAGCTTTGGTGATGGCAGCGAGTTTCTTTTGGAGCACCTCAGACTCGTCCTTTACCAGAGGGTCAAAGCCTGTGTCAGCGAGTTTATAGAGGCGCGACTGCGATTTGCCCTCGGAGTCTTTGCGGTCTTCACCCGCGTACCAAGCCTTCGTGTTAATATCATTGTAAGTGGGACAGGGCTGCAGACACTCAACAAACGCCAACCCCTTATGTTGAATGGCCTGTTTTATGGTGTCTTTGAGGTGCATAACATCAAAAGCGTAGGCGCGAGCAACAAAAGTGTAACCTGCAATCACAGCCAAAGCAACGGGGTTGATGGCGGCGTTAATGTTGGGTTGAGGCAGACTCTTAGTTTTTAAGCCCAGTTGAAGCGTTGGGGAAGCTTGTCCCTTAGTTAAGCCGTAGACGCCGTTGTTATAGAGCAAATAGGTCATGTCGATGTTGCGTCTTCCCGCGTTTACGAAGTGCCCTGCGCCAATGCCTAGTCCGTCTCCGTCGCCTCCTACGCCTATGACTTCAAGGTGGGGGTTAGCGACTTTGATGCCCATCGCGAAGGGAAGCATTCGTCCATGTAGGGTGTGGACGCCGTTGGCTTTTATGAAATGTGGAGTTTTTGAGGAGTTCCCTACGCCGGAGACGACCACTACGTTGTGGGGTTCGAGCGCTAACTCTGCTAGGGCCATCTCGAGTGCTGTGAGGATGCCGAAGTCGCCGCAGCCGGGGCACCAATCGGCGTAGACATCGGTTTTGTATTCGGAAGGTTTATGCGCCATAGTTTTAGCACCTGCTGAGAAAATTATTGTACATTGTATTGTGCTTGTGGTACTTCTTTTGTGTTTCGGAGCCTACAGACAACCAAGAACATCACTGTGATTTGGGAATAGTCAATATTTATTAATCATGATAGCGCTAAGCCCCTTGTGAAAAAAAATGGTTGCTGTAACAGCATATCATATTTTGATCTACGGAAGCGCCGAAGGATACCAGACAAACAGAGCTCAAATAGCACTTTATAACGGAAACCAAACAGTGGCATACGTTAGATTCAATGACCCCGGCATGGCTTTTGAAAGTGACAGCGAGGTCAACGGCATAATAAAAATGCACCTGCCTTCTACGATGTTCCAAAGCGTAATTGACATTCTACGCAACGAGAAACCCATAAACATCTACTTTGCTCAAGGCCGCGGCTTCTTTGGAACCGCAAGCACAGAACAAGTAGGCGAAGGAGAAGCGTAAAATCGTTTAACGAGGCAAACCAAACCTCGTTTTTTTCTATAAGGTGGAAAGGTAGAGAAGTAGGTGGGGGATTTTTTAAGCCCCGTGGGTAAGCACTTGTCGTTCTTCTGCCTTGTTTTCTAGAATGTTTTTGAGCGCATCGTAGACTTCGGTTGTGGTCATGGGTCGTCCCGTGTATTTGAGGATGTAGTGGCTGGGTTTTATGCAGGTTTGTTCCGTTATGACGCCACCGAGTTGCGCGGTCCAGTTGTCTTCGATGTCGATGACGCGTTTTTTGTTTCGGAGGGCTTCTTTTAGGTAGGCAGAGGGAAGCGGATGAATCATCCGAACCTGTATGAAACCTAAGCTGTAGCCTTCAGTTTTGAGTTGATTGATGGCTTCGATGATGGCGCCTTTGGGTGCACCCCAGCTGACGATGATGTTTTCCGCGTGGGGGTCGCCGAACACTTTTACTTTCAAATCCAGCGGCACTTCCTTATCGATTAACGCCAGCTTGTTGAGACGTTTATCCATCATTTTTCGGCGTATGAACGGCTCCTCGTTAATGTTGCCCATCTCGTTGTGTTCGTCACCGGTGTACCATTGAACCGCGTTTTTTGTCCCCAGAAACGCTCTGGGAGAAACACCGTTTTCGATGAATTGAAAACGTTTGTACTGTTTGCCTTCAAGGTCTTTTTCTGTGACTATTTTGCCGCGGTCTATGGTTACTTTGCGGTAATCGAACTCAGGGTAAGTTTGTGAAGCGTTAGCTGTGCCTTTATCTATTAAGTGAACAACGGGCACTTGATATCTTTCAGCTAAATTGAAAACTTCTGCCGCATCAAAGAAACATTCCTCTATATCACCAGAGGCAAGCAATATTCGGGCAAATTCGCCGTGTGCCGCATGCATCGCAAAACGGAGGTCCTGTTGACTGTGATGTGTGGGCTGCCCTGTAGCTGGTCCACCCCGCTGATAAAGGGTGACTACTACGGGGACTTCGTTGTTACCTGCCCAACCTAAGCCTTCAGCCATCAAAGAAAAACCGGGACCTGAAGTGCTGGTCGCCGCCCGCGCGCCTGTTAAACATGCGCCTGAAGCTGAATTTATAGCTGCTAACTCGTCCTCTGTCTGTAGCACGATGATGGCTTCTTGGGTGTTGTTGCGGGTTTTGAGGATTTCGTGGGCTTCTAAATATTCGCTTTCGTCCGATGCGGGCGTTATGGGGTAGTAGCATTGGACTCTGCAGCCGCCAAGAACTTTGCCCATCGCGACGGCTTGGTTTCCCGATAAAAAGATACGGGGCTCCGTGATGGGCTGTTTTTCAAGTTTGTATTTGAAGTTGTTTACGTCGAAGTTCTGTTCCGCGTAGGTGTAGGCTTGGTTTACTGCTACGATGTTCATTTCGGCGATTTTCTCGTGGAAGGTGGCGCGTATGGCGTCTTCGACGAGTTTTCGGTCATACTTTAGTAACGCAAAAGATACGCCGATGGTTAAGACATTAATCATTTTTTGTAGCGTGCTGAGTTTTTCTATGTGGAGTTTCTCGCCTATGTCTTTTAGCAAGTTAGTGTAGGGAACAGGATAGACGTTGATGTTTTGTTTCTTTGCATAAGTTAAGAAGTCGCTAATCGTTTCGCCGATACCATTGAGCTGCATAAACTCTCGGACATGGGTTTTGTATTCTTCGCTAAAAGTAGCAATACCAGCTAAAACGTTGACATCTAAGTCGCGTGAATCAACGATTACGCCGCCTTCACTCACAACGTCGCCGATGTGTCGCACAACGGTCTCTGCGTCAAACGCCGCCAACAAATCCACATCGCTTATGTTAGCTAATGTGGGGGTTTTGGAGACACGTTGATGGAAGTAGCTGTGCATGGTTTTGATGTTGGAGTGGTATTCTCTGCGTCCATAGACGTATAATCCGCCGTATCCGCAGGCTCTGCCAAATATGGTGGAAGCTGTGTCAACGCCGCTTCCTTGTGGTCCACCGGCCATCCAGTTTATGCTTTCAATTGCCATGTCGCATTTTCCGCCCTGAAAATCTGTGGT
The DNA window shown above is from Candidatus Bathyarchaeota archaeon and carries:
- a CDS encoding TOBE domain-containing protein, which gives rise to MKLSARNQFRGKVVEVKKGVITAEIKVEITMPVTITSVITKESADELDLKVGDEVAAIVKSTEVMISK
- the nrdR gene encoding transcriptional regulator NrdR; amino-acid sequence: MRCPYCNAQESKTLETRDSPENTTRRRRECTSCGKRFTTYEYVETVELMVRKKDNSLQRFDVNKIIRGLQKACEKRPVSMTQINQLAEQVRQDLMLKGTEEVPSRDIGDAIMKRLKTVDRIAYIRFASVYKQFEEPEDFRRVLSEVKKP
- a CDS encoding 2-oxoacid:ferredoxin oxidoreductase subunit beta; its protein translation is MAHKPSEYKTDVYADWCPGCGDFGILTALEMALAELALEPHNVVVVSGVGNSSKTPHFIKANGVHTLHGRMLPFAMGIKVANPHLEVIGVGGDGDGLGIGAGHFVNAGRRNIDMTYLLYNNGVYGLTKGQASPTLQLGLKTKSLPQPNINAAINPVALAVIAGYTFVARAYAFDVMHLKDTIKQAIQHKGLAFVECLQPCPTYNDINTKAWYAGEDRKDSEGKSQSRLYKLADTGFDPLVKDESEVLQKKLAAITKAQEGPDKIPIGIFYQNPLEATFEDRFTHRIPFYPQNPPAKQQLKDQNGTSTVDLSPFMDDLKTS
- a CDS encoding DNA-directed RNA polymerase subunit H translates to MGAKKKNVELLPKSFPVFDIFEHALVPYHEILSEKEKNQLLGQFKVQPYQMPQIRSGDPAVKAIGAQPGDVLKITRRSTTAGEHVTYRYVVE
- a CDS encoding ribonucleoside triphosphate reductase: MKFVLKRDSKLEPFDQERITTAIYKAARAVGGKDKETAKRISDEVMAELQKTYGDDGVPTVEEIQDIVEKRLIENGHAQTAKAYILYRKQHNDMRELAALLSSSDMVDQYLELADWRVKENSNMSYSLQGLNNYLSSAVIAKYWIARIYPEDIAASHFSGDIHIHDLGVLGPYCVGWDLSDLLLSGFGGVPGKIESKPAKHFRTALGQVVNFFYTLQGEAAGAQAFSNFDTYLAPFIKYDNLSQKDVDQALQEFFFNMNVPTRVGFQTPFTNLTLDLTVPDFMKDEAILFNGKVTGDTYGSMTKEMEMFNMAFAKVMAQGDAKGRVFTFPIPTYNVTKDFDWDSPVSQAIFEVTAKYGVPYFSNFVNSDMKPEDVRSMCCRLRIDNRELRKRGGGFFGANPLTGSIGVVTLNIPRIGYLAKDEDDFYERLSTLMDTAKDSLELKRKVLESFTESGLYPYSRRYLRHVKEGHDRYWKNHFSTIGIVGVNEAVLNLLGQNISTRDGQAFAVKMLNFMRKRLADYQEETGSIYNLEATPAEGTSYRLARLDRKRYRDIVFANQKQIVSEHAEPFYTNSSQLPVDFSGDLFEALEHQETLQSLYTGGTVFHIFLGERIHSWKAAAELIKKVSWNSKLPYFTLTPTFSVCPTHGYTSGEHRNCPVCGAKSEVYSRVVGYLRPVDQWNDGKQAEFKIRNTFERSVIQNTAPLIA
- a CDS encoding anaerobic ribonucleoside-triphosphate reductase activating protein — translated: MKFSGLQKTSLVDYPDHVATVLFTPGCNLRCPFCHNWRIAVDPQPPFLSEGAALKILETRKKYVDSVVVTGGEPCMHKELPKFLAKLKERGFNVKLDTNGFFPDVLEECLPYVDYIAMDVKTSLEKYRQLGATDTAPLLRSIELLKNGTVAYEFRTTLVPEIVTLEDIKSIGELVKGSKVHALQQFVPDDTMDKKCQQLKPYAPEVIEEFAKTLGQFTQKVILRV
- a CDS encoding 2-oxoacid:ferredoxin oxidoreductase subunit alpha — its product is MAIESINWMAGGPQGSGVDTASTIFGRACGYGGLYVYGRREYHSNIKTMHSYFHQRVSKTPTLANISDVDLLAAFDAETVVRHIGDVVSEGGVIVDSRDLDVNVLAGIATFSEEYKTHVREFMQLNGIGETISDFLTYAKKQNINVYPVPYTNLLKDIGEKLHIEKLSTLQKMINVLTIGVSFALLKYDRKLVEDAIRATFHEKIAEMNIVAVNQAYTYAEQNFDVNNFKYKLEKQPITEPRIFLSGNQAVAMGKVLGGCRVQCYYPITPASDESEYLEAHEILKTRNNTQEAIIVLQTEDELAAINSASGACLTGARAATSTSGPGFSLMAEGLGWAGNNEVPVVVTLYQRGGPATGQPTHHSQQDLRFAMHAAHGEFARILLASGDIEECFFDAAEVFNLAERYQVPVVHLIDKGTANASQTYPEFDYRKVTIDRGKIVTEKDLEGKQYKRFQFIENGVSPRAFLGTKNAVQWYTGDEHNEMGNINEEPFIRRKMMDKRLNKLALIDKEVPLDLKVKVFGDPHAENIIVSWGAPKGAIIEAINQLKTEGYSLGFIQVRMIHPLPSAYLKEALRNKKRVIDIEDNWTAQLGGVITEQTCIKPSHYILKYTGRPMTTTEVYDALKNILENKAEERQVLTHGA
- a CDS encoding cupin domain-containing protein, translating into MNPKIIKPSILHEYLTPEHCYIAENYSCPDVSIARATVEPGVTTVPHHLKGVQEIYLIASGQGTVTVGDLKPTPVTAGDVVVIPPETSQKITNTGTVDLVFHCICTPRFTEECYVSEGE